Proteins encoded together in one Penaeus vannamei isolate JL-2024 chromosome 9, ASM4276789v1, whole genome shotgun sequence window:
- the LOC113824182 gene encoding uncharacterized protein isoform X2, whose translation MKFALLLSFAAALAVIAALPAAGTAPDASPADAASGSAPAATSAPAAAPAAAPAPSAAAVAPAAPAAGGAAPAPAAAAAPAPGPLAVAPPTLPPAVAHIVKKYQAAAAALKPPVPAPV comes from the exons ATGAAGTTCGCTCTGCTACTGAGCTTCGCTGCCGCGTTGGCGGTCATTGCCGCCCTTCCTGCCGCAGGGACAGCCCCCGACGCCTCCCCTGCAG ACGCAGCTTCTGGTTCTGCACCCGCAGCCACCTCCGCCCCAGCGGCTGCACCTGCAGCTGCACCTGCTCCCTCGGCGGCTGCAGTCGCACCAGCTGCTCCAGCGGCCGGTGGTGCTGCTCCCGctccagcagcagcagccgcGCCCGCTCCTGGTCCCCTGGCTGTTGCACCTCCCA ccctgccCCCAGCGGTGGCCCACATCGTCAAGAAGTACCAGGCCGCCGCAGCTGCCCTCAAGCCCCCTGTGCCGGCGCCCGTGTGA
- the LOC113824182 gene encoding testis-specific gene A8 protein isoform X1, protein MKFALLLSFAAALAVIAALPAAGTAPDASPAGAAPASTDAASGSAPAATSAPAAAPAAAPAPSAAAVAPAAPAAGGAAPAPAAAAAPAPGPLAVAPPTLPPAVAHIVKKYQAAAAALKPPVPAPV, encoded by the exons ATGAAGTTCGCTCTGCTACTGAGCTTCGCTGCCGCGTTGGCGGTCATTGCCGCCCTTCCTGCCGCAGGGACAGCCCCCGACGCCTCCCCTGCAG GCGCTGCCCCTGCTTCCACAGACGCAGCTTCTGGTTCTGCACCCGCAGCCACCTCCGCCCCAGCGGCTGCACCTGCAGCTGCACCTGCTCCCTCGGCGGCTGCAGTCGCACCAGCTGCTCCAGCGGCCGGTGGTGCTGCTCCCGctccagcagcagcagccgcGCCCGCTCCTGGTCCCCTGGCTGTTGCACCTCCCA ccctgccCCCAGCGGTGGCCCACATCGTCAAGAAGTACCAGGCCGCCGCAGCTGCCCTCAAGCCCCCTGTGCCGGCGCCCGTGTGA